From a single Lolium rigidum isolate FL_2022 chromosome 7, APGP_CSIRO_Lrig_0.1, whole genome shotgun sequence genomic region:
- the LOC124673403 gene encoding WEB family protein At2g38370-like produces MTGEVLHDMPPAAAVGGGRAEIDTSAPFESVREAVDRFGGSAAWSSHLVRRIFAHHQKQDQRAAVGAEDDEQCVSLEEQTAQLEKELGVKERETLDVLKELESAKRVIADLKLKILKKTIEMLQPAEPEEKQPEVPAAEPEEEKLPEGNAGADVEMCCCLGEQEQHHHPAASVLMELERAKSNLNRTTSDLAAIRASIESLRNDILTEKMLVERRREKVSSNATLVSSLEEELDQTTQQVQTLKDLQRRREDPSGIFIEIKRMTSEIEQLRNAANASKLEAMMLAAEIEQTKATIGTAEVRCLAAKKMEEAARAAEALALAEIKALLSSEASAEDLQGTDGVSLSVEEYFELASKAREADESSRNKVAAAMAHVDEANQSKSESLTRLEKAKLEVEECKNALQEALKRVDTANRGKFAAEETLRKGRSESGHKRRSLRGSPRFKHAAHRHKDSHCTDIVDVSSNSLKPTLSIGQILSMKLMGPDGYDKSVSDDTSETSNVSLGQILNRRQAILYNSDTSANKKFSGKRKKFAFTGLSVFLAKQAKSKKKRGSD; encoded by the exons ATGACCGGCGAGGTGCTGCACGACATGCCCCCGGCGGCCGCGGTCGGCGGCGGCAGGGCGGAGATCGACACCTCGGCGCCGTTCGAGTCGGTGAGGGAGGCCGTCGACCGCTTCGGGGGCAGCGCCGCCTGGAGCTCCCACCTCGTCCGCCGCATCTTCGCGCACCACCAG AAACAGGACCAGCGTGCGGCGGTGGGGGCTGAAGACGACGAGCAATGCGTCAGCCTGGAGGAGCAGACCGCGCAGCTGGAGAAGGAGCTCGGGGTCAAGGAGAGGGAGACGCTCGATGTGCTCAAGGAACTGGAGTCCGCCAAGAGGGTCATCGCGGATTTGAAGCTCAAGATACTCAAGAAAACAATTGAGATGCTGCAACCTGCAGAACCTGAAGAGAAGCAGCCGGAGG TGCCTGCTGCAGAACCTGAAGAAGAGAAGCTGCCCGAGGGAAATGCTGGAGCTGATGTGGAGATGTGTTGCTGTCTCGGTGAACAAGAGCAGCACCATCACCCTGCTGCCTCGGTTCTCATGGAGCTTGAGCGGGCAAAATCAAACCTGAACAGAACCACGAGCGATCTGGCTGCCATAAGAGCCTCCATCGAGTCGCTGCGCAACGACATTCTGACGGAGAAGATGCTGGTAGAGAGACGCCGAGAGAAGGTGTCCTCTAATGCCACATTGGTCTCCTCTCTGGAGGAGGAGCTGGACCAGACCACGCAGCAGGTGCAGACACTCAAGGATCTGCAGAGAAGGCGTGAAGATCCCTCGGGCATTTTCATCGAGATCAAGAGGATGACTTCTGAGATAGAGCAGCTCAGGAATGCAGCAAACGCGTCGAAATTGGAAGCCATGATGTTGGCTGCCGAAATTGAGCAGACCAAGGCTACCATCGGCACTGCTGAAGTGAGATGTCTTGCAGCAAAGAAGATGGAAGAAGCAGCAAGAGCAGCTGAAGCTCTTGCGCTCGCCGAGATCAAGGCCCTGCTTAGCAGCGAAGCCTCGGCTGAAGATCTCCAGGGCACAGATGGAGTGAGCCTTTCAGTGGAAGAGTACTTTGAGCTTGCTTCAAAGGCTCGAGAGGCCGATGAGAGCTCAAGGAACAAGGTTGCAGCTGCCATGGCCCATGTTGATGAAGCAAACCAATCAAAGTCGGAATCACTTACAAGACTAGAGAAAGCCAAATTGGAGGTTGAGGAATGCAAGAATGCACTACAGGAGGCCCTGAAGAGGGTTGATACCGCCAACCGAGGGAAGTTTGCAGCGGAAGAGACCCTTCGCAAAGGGCGATCCGAGAGTGGACACAAGAGGCGCTCGCTCCGTGGCTCTCCCAGGTTCAAACATGCAGCACATCGTCATAAAGATTCTCATTGCACGGATATCGTTGATGTTTCAAGTAACTCCCTGAAGCCGACGCTGTCCATCGGGCAGATACTGAGTATGAAGCTAATGGGGCCTGATGGGTATGACAAAAGCGTTTCGGATGACACGAGCGAAACTTCTAATGTCTCCCTTGGTCAGATCCTGAACAGGAGGCAGGCGATCTTGTATAACAGTGATACAAGTGCTAACAAGAAATTCTCTGGAAAGAGGAAGAAGTTTGCCTTCACTGGACTTTCAGTTTTCTTGGCAAAACAAGCTAAGAGCAAGAAGAAGAGAGGATCCGATTAA
- the LOC124673404 gene encoding cationic peroxidase 1-like, producing MAAILVCFSVITAVALAGSSGAFGQELTADYYEESCPLALATIKFVVGAAIVKEPRMGASLVRLHFHDCFVNGCDGSILLDDTDDMIGEKTAKANNMSVRGYDVIDAIKSAVNTACLGNVVSCADILAVAARDSIVALGGSSYDVLLGRRDATTASLDDADDSIPNPFMDLPELVANFKSQGLTLQDLVVLSGAHTLGYSRCVFYRDRIYNESGTLEPSYAASLDARCPPTGEDEPLASLDDTPTTMDTDYYQGLMQGHALLHTDQQLYRGRGGDSDRLVRHYAGNPDKFAEDFAAAMLKLGGLRPLTGEEGEVREDCRVVNQK from the exons ATGGCAGCGATTCTTGTCTGCTTCTCCGTTATAACCGCGGTGGCTTTGGCCGGCTCATCGGGTGCCTTCGGGCAGGAGCTCACCGCGGACTACTACGAAGAATCGTGCCCTCTGGCGCTGGCGACCATCAAGTTCGTCGTCGGCGCGGCCATCGTGAAGGAGCCCCGGATGGGAGCGTCGCTGGTCCGGCTGcacttccacgactgcttcgtcaAT GGCTGCGACGGCTCCATTCTGCTGGACGACACCGACGACATGATCGGGGAGAAGACGGCCAAGGCCAACAACATGTCGGTGCGAGGGTACGATGTAATCGACGCGATCAAGTCCGCGGTGAACACGGCCTGCTTGGGGAACGTCGTCTCCTGCGCTGACATCCTGGCGGTCGCCGCTCGCGACTCCATTGTTGCA CTCGGAGGAAGCTCGTACGATGTGCTCCTGGGCCGGCGGGACGCAACGACGGCGAGCCTGGACGACGCGGACGACAGCATCCCGAACCCGTTCATGGACCTCCCGGAGCTTGTGGCCAACTTCAAGTCCCAGGGCCTCACCCTGCAGGACCTGGTGGTGCTATCGGGCGCCCACACGCTGGGCTACTCCCGCTGCGTCTTCTACCGCGACCGCATCTACAACGAGAGCGGCACCCTGGAGCCGTCCTACGCGGCGTCGCTGGACGCGCGGTGCCCGCCCACCGGCGAAGACGAGCCGCTGGCGTCGCTGGATGACACGCCGACGACCATGGACACGGACTACTACCAGGGCCTGATGCAGGGCCACGCGCTGCTGCACACGGACCAGCAGCTGTACCGGGGTCGCGGCGGAGACAGCGACAGGCTGGTGCGACACTACGCCGGgaacccggacaagttcgccgaggacTTTGCTGCGGCGATGCTGAAGCTTGGCGGCCTGAGACCGCTCACCGGCGAGGAGGGCGAGGTCAGGGAGGACTGCCGGGTCGTGAACCAAAAGTGA